The sequence TTGTAGCTCCTAATGATTTTGTATATATAGATGCCGGAACAACTACTGAATATCTTATTGATTATCTTGAAGAGAAAAATGCAACATATATTACTAATGCAGTGACACATGCAAGAAAACTTGCAATTGCGGGATTTAAAGTTATTCTTATCGGTGGAGAACTTAAAGGTATAACCGAAGCTGTTGTCGGTAATCAGGCTATTCTTACAATAGACCGCATGAACTTCAATAAAGGATTCTTTGGAACTAATGGAATAACTGAAAAATCAGGCTTTACGACACCAGATATCAATGAAGCATTAGTTAAAGAAACTGCATTTGCTCACTGTCATTTTAAGTATATTCTTGCAGACAGTTCAAAGTTTGGAGAAACAAGCGCCGTAACTTTTGGAAATATCAAGGATGCAACTATAATTACAGATAAAAAAAATGGCAGCTTTGCAAAGCTGCCAAATATAATAACTGTATGATTTCGTAATATATCTATAACACGCTGGCAATGATTTTGCTGATAATAAGTACAAAATTCCTGTCAGAGTCATTCCAGCGGTTTTTATGATTAAATACATCATAAAAGAAATAGTATCTTCTGTATCTGAATTCATACCATGCACTTATAAATGCCATGATATTACTTTCTGATAACTCATTAAACAACCCTTTATGCCATGCTTCAACAGAAGGAACGATACCGATTGACATTGAATTGTTCTTTCCATATCTTGATAAAAATGCTTCATCCTTAAGAATATTGGTCATATCCGGAACTTTCTTATAATCACCACACATATATATAAGTTCAGAATTATCATTATAAATTCGTATTCCATCAATCTCAAACTGTTCCATGATATTCCGGGTAACATCCTCTATAGCATCTTTTCCTCTTGACATCAAATCAAGAATCATATCAGAAACAACACCTGACATATACTCTGAATGCTCAGATAAATCAAGTATTTTATGTATGTGTCTGCCATTATCCTGAATAGAACCATGTATTTCTTCATTATAGATAATAAAACGGTTTCTTCCTTTTTCTTTAGCCAGATATAGACATTTATCTGCTTTTTTAAACAGAATTTCATAATTATTTCCATCTTTTGGATACTCGCTGACTCCCACTGATAAAGTAACACCAAATTCATCGATTCTGCTGTCAAAAGCATACTGAAGTTCTTTTCTCATTGTAGTAAGAAGTATTCTCAAATCTTCAGTATCTTTAATATTACTTGTAAAAATATAAAACTCATCCCCGCCAAATCTGCCTGCAATCCCACGACCATTAAGATTAGCATTAAGGATAGTAGCAATCTTACTTAAAACCTCATCTCCAAAAAGATGTCCATATGTATCGTTGATACTTTTAAAATTATCTACATCAAATATAATCATATAATGAATTTTATTATCATTAGATGCCATCACTGCTTTTGTATATTCCATGCATGCCCTTTTATTAAGAAGCCCGGTTGCAGAATCAACTGCTTCACTTGTTGCATAATACGGTATTATATTATTAACATTTCCATCAGCTGTTTCAAGATATCCAGCAACTATGGGATGCTTGTTATTGGCAAAAAGACTGTCGCCATTAACCTTAAACTTATATAATTCATCATTGTTCTC is a genomic window of [Eubacterium] eligens ATCC 27750 containing:
- a CDS encoding GGDEF domain-containing protein gives rise to the protein MIISENHFGKENCVAYCDILIRRNYEVINADEHFYHFVEKLVGINFLDIVHPDQLKDFKTTFESLKPGENSRIIILLRNGIGEYYWSDMYIFNNGKVLSGENILEIRCFFLSAVESRYLMGLDNINKYRTLLSVYRNYLFDYNSYTDIFTIYMYRGNQCTAPVKCPLEQFKDRMLSLLRNDAEKKEFNVFYNYLKTGSNMFSCMVYLPLGENNDELYKFKVNGDSLFANNKHPIVAGYLETADGNVNNIIPYYATSEAVDSATGLLNKRACMEYTKAVMASNDNKIHYMIIFDVDNFKSINDTYGHLFGDEVLSKIATILNANLNGRGIAGRFGGDEFYIFTSNIKDTEDLRILLTTMRKELQYAFDSRIDEFGVTLSVGVSEYPKDGNNYEILFKKADKCLYLAKEKGRNRFIIYNEEIHGSIQDNGRHIHKILDLSEHSEYMSGVVSDMILDLMSRGKDAIEDVTRNIMEQFEIDGIRIYNDNSELIYMCGDYKKVPDMTNILKDEAFLSRYGKNNSMSIGIVPSVEAWHKGLFNELSESNIMAFISAWYEFRYRRYYFFYDVFNHKNRWNDSDRNFVLIISKIIASVL
- a CDS encoding DeoR/GlpR family DNA-binding transcription regulator, yielding MLTEQRHEIILNLLSEKGSITVTELKEVLNTSESTIRRDLNTLDEQGRLTKVFGGAVEKNNGISTTELSVSQKAVFNTEEKKKIAMYAARLVAPNDFVYIDAGTTTEYLIDYLEEKNATYITNAVTHARKLAIAGFKVILIGGELKGITEAVVGNQAILTIDRMNFNKGFFGTNGITEKSGFTTPDINEALVKETAFAHCHFKYILADSSKFGETSAVTFGNIKDATIITDKKNGSFAKLPNIITV